In Onychostoma macrolepis isolate SWU-2019 chromosome 04, ASM1243209v1, whole genome shotgun sequence, one DNA window encodes the following:
- the LOC131539373 gene encoding gastrula zinc finger protein XlCGF57.1-like, which translates to MLFVKEESEENTSEPETCRIKHEEPETWRIKHEEPETWRIKHEEPETWRIKHEEPETWRIEHEEPETCRIKHEEPETWRIKQEEPETWRIKHEEPGTCKIKQEEPETCRIKHEEPETWRIEHEEPETWRIKHEEPETWRIEHEEPETWRIKHEEPETCRIKQEEPETWRIKHEEHGEFIEESEEKEVLSEDEEKHHVKTGEKPSSCSQTKQKDLKKRGAKKSFTCTQCGKSLTCKYSLNVHMRVHTGEKPFTCDQCGKSFTRLLSLKVHMNIHTGEKPYKCSHCDKRFIRSGDLKKHKVVHTGEKPHTCDQCGKSFTLKESLIGHMRIHTGEKPFTCNQCGKSFAQSSNLKVHMNIHAGEKPYKCSHCDKRFRQPTHLKTHERIHTGEKPHTCDQCGKNFARIGSLMTHMKVHTREKLYTCNQCGKSLKCQYSLSVHMRVHTGEKPFTCDQCGKSFTQSAHLKKHMNTHTGQKLHTCDQCGKMFLWASVLKKHLKVHSKEKPHSCHLCGKSFFRFSILKEHQKIHTGVKEYMCIECEKTFTSVKCLQLHERIHTGEKPYKCSHCDKRFSDSANLKRHERIHTGVKPYKCSHCDKRFSVSSNLKTHERIHTGKKPYHCTACGKRFTHLSALLSHTKKQSQVD; encoded by the exons ATGCTGtttgttaaagaggagagtgaggaGAACACGAGTGAACCAGAAACctgcagaataaaacatgaggaaccagaaacctggagaataaaacacgaggaaccagaaacctggagaataaaacacgaggaaccagaaacctggagaataaaacacgaggaaccagaaacctggagaatagaacacgaggaaccagaaacctgcagaataaaacacgaggaaccagaaacctggagaataaaacaggaggaaccagaaacatggagaataaaacacgaggaaccaggaacctgtaaaataaaacaggaggaaccagaaacctgcagaataaaacatgaggaaccagaaacctggagaatagaacacgaggaaccagaaacctggagaataaaacatgaggaaccagaaacctggagaatagaacacgaggaaccagaaacctggagaataaaacacgaggaaccagaaacatgcagaataaaacaggaggaaccagaaacatggagaataaaacacgaggaacacggag aATTTATTGAAGAAAGTGAGGAGAAAGAAGTATTGAGTGAAGATGAGGAGAAACATCATGTcaaaactggagaaaaaccttcgAGTTGCTCTCAAACCAAacagaaagatttaaagaaaagaggagccaagaaatctttcacctgcactcagtgtggaaagagtttgacATGCAAATATAGTCTTAATGTTCAtatgagagttcatactggagagaaaccgttcacttgtgatcagtgcgggaagagtttcacgcGATTATTAAGCCTTAAGgtacacatgaacatccacactggagagaaaccttacaagtgttcacactgtgacaagagattcattcGGTCAGGAGACCTAAAGAAACACAAGGTagtccacactggagagaaaccacacacgtgtgatcagtgcgggaagagtttcacactaAAAGAAAGCCTAATAGGACATATGagaattcatactggagagaaaccgttcaccTGTAatcaatgtggaaagagttttgcaCAATCGTCAAACCTTAAGgtacacatgaacatccacgctggagagaaaccttataagtgttcacactgtgacaagagattccgTCAGCCAAcacatctgaaaacacatgagaggatccacactggagaaaaaccacacacatgtgatcagtgtgggaagaaTTTTGCACGAATAGGAAGCCTTATGACACATATGAAAGTTCATACAAGAGAGAAACTGTACACATGTAatcaatgtggaaagagtttgaaATGCCAATATAGTCTTTCtgttcacatgagagttcatactggagagaaaccattcacttgtgatcagtgtgggaagagtttcacacaatcaGCACACCTtaagaaacacatgaacaccCACACTggacagaaactgcacacatGCGATCAATGcggtaaaatgtttttatgggcTTCAGTTCTAAAGAAACACCTGAAAGTTCATTcaaaggagaagccacattcatgccatttgtgtggaaagagttttttccgtttttcaattttgaaagaacatcagaaaatacataCTGGTGTGAAAGAGTACATGTGCATTGAGTGTGAAAAGACTTTTACTTCAGTAAAGTGTTTACAACtgcatgagaggatccacactggagagaaaccttataagtgttcacactgtgacaagcgATTCAGTGATTCAGCAAATCTGAAAAGAcacgagaggatccacactggagtgaaaccttataagtgttcacactgtgacaagagattcagtgtgtcatcaaatctgaaaacacatgagaggatccacactggaaaGAAACCatatcactgcactgcatgtggGAAGCGTTTCACGCATTTATCTGCTCTACTCAGTcatacaaaaaaacaatcaca agttGATTGA